From a single Sander vitreus isolate 19-12246 chromosome 2, sanVit1, whole genome shotgun sequence genomic region:
- the LOC144534095 gene encoding cell adhesion molecule 4-like isoform X3 translates to MFFRFILLVVSLMGFLHSFHMSICEPPDSVSISFVNHTGPMLEGHQYTLQCTVQDVAPVDHLIVTFYRGQTALGQLQSNNTEKKPVTEIFSLNITPSKEDDGGRFWCEAKLKLGPDGPQLPPVVTSENITATVHYKPQLKSSHSDLITVAEGNSLQLNCSAVGNPSPLYTWKSPIHSYSNGSVLTIDSVTSADKGQYTCSVSNHVGTATVTFNVDVEGLKSTSTRLPPTTTTSTTTTTQKTTVPNCSTSSILLHRSMCFVLLFSALV, encoded by the exons ATGTTTTTCCGTTTCATTCTTCTGGTTGTTTCTTTGATGGGTTTCCTGCACAGCTTCCATATGTCCATCTGTG AGCCTCCAGACAGTGTGTCCATCAGCTTTGTTAATCACACTGGGCCGATGTTGGAGGGGCATCAGTACACTCTGCAGTGTACAGTACAGGACGTTGCTCCTGTTGACCACCTCATTGTGACATTCTACAGAGGACAGACAGCGCTGGGTCAACTGCAGTCCAACAACACAGAGAAGAAACCAGTGACTGAGATCTTCTCTTTGAACATCACACCCAGTAAAGAAGATGATGGAGGCCGGTTCTGGTGTGAAGCAAAGCTAAAACTGGGACCTGATGGACCACAGCTCCCTCCAGTGGTGACGTCAGAAAACATCACTGCCACTGTGCACT ATAAGCCTCAACTAAAGTCATCACATTCAGATCTAATCACTGTCGCAGAAGGAAACTCTCTACAACTGAACTGCTCGGCTGTGGGAAACCCCAGCCCCTTGTACACGTGGAAATCACCTATCCATTCCTACTCCAATGGCAGCGTTCTCACTATCGACTCTGTAACGTCTGCGGATAAAGGGCAGTACACCTGTTCTGTCAGCAACCATGTGGGGACTGCCACTGTGACGTTTAATGTGGATGTCGAAG GTTTGAAGTCAACCTCAACCAGACTGCCGCCAACAACTACCACTTCAACCACAACAACCACACAGAAAACAACCGTACCGAACTGCAGCACCAGTAGCATACTGCTTCACAGGTCCATGTGTTTTGTGcttttattctctgctctgGTTTGA
- the LOC144534095 gene encoding vascular cell adhesion protein 1-like isoform X2 produces MFFRFILLVVSLMGFLHSFHMSICGQTCVDKPVFTPTRLVVKHGDPTSASCSVCQHACLVNGTKSDLEKNIGDTSINGTTILWTVKRLTEWQPSPICYYSNSAYQCCSTLNVTVYQPPDSVSISFVNHTGPMLEGHQYTLQCTVQDVAPVDHLIVTFYRGQTALGQLQSNNTEKKPVTEIFSLNITPSKEDDGGRFWCEAKLKLGPDGPQLPPVVTSENITATVHYKPQLKSSHSDLITVAEGNSLQLNCSAVGNPSPLYTWKSPIHSYSNGSVLTIDSVTSADKGQYTCSVSNHVGTATVTFNVDVEVGRRLQTPTD; encoded by the exons ATGTTTTTCCGTTTCATTCTTCTGGTTGTTTCTTTGATGGGTTTCCTGCACAGCTTCCATATGTCCATCTGTG GTCAAACCTGTGTAGATAAACCTGTGTTCACTCCAACCAGACTGGTAGTGAAGCATGGTGACCCAACCTCTGCCAGCTGCTCTGTATGTCAGCATGCTTGCCTCGTTAACGGCACCAAATCTGATCTGGAGAAAAATATTGGAGACACATCAATAAACGGAACCACAATTTTATGGACGGTTAAAAGACTGACTGAATGGCAGCCATCTCCCATTTGCTATTACAGCAATTCTGCTTACCAGTGTTGTAGCACCCTGAATGTAACTGTGTACC AGCCTCCAGACAGTGTGTCCATCAGCTTTGTTAATCACACTGGGCCGATGTTGGAGGGGCATCAGTACACTCTGCAGTGTACAGTACAGGACGTTGCTCCTGTTGACCACCTCATTGTGACATTCTACAGAGGACAGACAGCGCTGGGTCAACTGCAGTCCAACAACACAGAGAAGAAACCAGTGACTGAGATCTTCTCTTTGAACATCACACCCAGTAAAGAAGATGATGGAGGCCGGTTCTGGTGTGAAGCAAAGCTAAAACTGGGACCTGATGGACCACAGCTCCCTCCAGTGGTGACGTCAGAAAACATCACTGCCACTGTGCACT ATAAGCCTCAACTAAAGTCATCACATTCAGATCTAATCACTGTCGCAGAAGGAAACTCTCTACAACTGAACTGCTCGGCTGTGGGAAACCCCAGCCCCTTGTACACGTGGAAATCACCTATCCATTCCTACTCCAATGGCAGCGTTCTCACTATCGACTCTGTAACGTCTGCGGATAAAGGGCAGTACACCTGTTCTGTCAGCAACCATGTGGGGACTGCCACTGTGACGTTTAATGTGGATGTCGAAG TGGGACGAAGGTTGCAGACaccaacagactga
- the LOC144534095 gene encoding vascular cell adhesion protein 1-like isoform X1: MFFRFILLVVSLMGFLHSFHMSICGQTCVDKPVFTPTRLVVKHGDPTSASCSVCQHACLVNGTKSDLEKNIGDTSINGTTILWTVKRLTEWQPSPICYYSNSAYQCCSTLNVTVYQPPDSVSISFVNHTGPMLEGHQYTLQCTVQDVAPVDHLIVTFYRGQTALGQLQSNNTEKKPVTEIFSLNITPSKEDDGGRFWCEAKLKLGPDGPQLPPVVTSENITATVHYKPQLKSSHSDLITVAEGNSLQLNCSAVGNPSPLYTWKSPIHSYSNGSVLTIDSVTSADKGQYTCSVSNHVGTATVTFNVDVEGLKSTSTRLPPTTTTSTTTTTQKTTVPNCSTSSILLHRSMCFVLLFSALV; encoded by the exons ATGTTTTTCCGTTTCATTCTTCTGGTTGTTTCTTTGATGGGTTTCCTGCACAGCTTCCATATGTCCATCTGTG GTCAAACCTGTGTAGATAAACCTGTGTTCACTCCAACCAGACTGGTAGTGAAGCATGGTGACCCAACCTCTGCCAGCTGCTCTGTATGTCAGCATGCTTGCCTCGTTAACGGCACCAAATCTGATCTGGAGAAAAATATTGGAGACACATCAATAAACGGAACCACAATTTTATGGACGGTTAAAAGACTGACTGAATGGCAGCCATCTCCCATTTGCTATTACAGCAATTCTGCTTACCAGTGTTGTAGCACCCTGAATGTAACTGTGTACC AGCCTCCAGACAGTGTGTCCATCAGCTTTGTTAATCACACTGGGCCGATGTTGGAGGGGCATCAGTACACTCTGCAGTGTACAGTACAGGACGTTGCTCCTGTTGACCACCTCATTGTGACATTCTACAGAGGACAGACAGCGCTGGGTCAACTGCAGTCCAACAACACAGAGAAGAAACCAGTGACTGAGATCTTCTCTTTGAACATCACACCCAGTAAAGAAGATGATGGAGGCCGGTTCTGGTGTGAAGCAAAGCTAAAACTGGGACCTGATGGACCACAGCTCCCTCCAGTGGTGACGTCAGAAAACATCACTGCCACTGTGCACT ATAAGCCTCAACTAAAGTCATCACATTCAGATCTAATCACTGTCGCAGAAGGAAACTCTCTACAACTGAACTGCTCGGCTGTGGGAAACCCCAGCCCCTTGTACACGTGGAAATCACCTATCCATTCCTACTCCAATGGCAGCGTTCTCACTATCGACTCTGTAACGTCTGCGGATAAAGGGCAGTACACCTGTTCTGTCAGCAACCATGTGGGGACTGCCACTGTGACGTTTAATGTGGATGTCGAAG GTTTGAAGTCAACCTCAACCAGACTGCCGCCAACAACTACCACTTCAACCACAACAACCACACAGAAAACAACCGTACCGAACTGCAGCACCAGTAGCATACTGCTTCACAGGTCCATGTGTTTTGTGcttttattctctgctctgGTTTGA